The following coding sequences are from one Paenibacillus stellifer window:
- a CDS encoding DUF4405 domain-containing protein, giving the protein MKKNKKSYVKLALDLLMGITFALLYNTRVLGGLAFHEIAGIAIGFAFVVHIALNWKFVQKITVRLFDKSLPARTRFSYLLNVLLLLSMSLVIFSGLVISRVVLPNFQFMNENWFKIAHMAVAYLALGLIGVHIGIHWHWVIKVTQKLLHMKMPQPLSRALMTGTAVLVLVFGAFQAYQTNYLSKLQMVQGLFTVSAASGKGAMEHGGMDRSQFRKAPDSAANSFQGTVNGSTEGNGMGDKGEFRKREGGGGFGGRESGGESWYMVLFTYTGIMAVFSGITYYLDKWIASRRKKARTA; this is encoded by the coding sequence ATGAAGAAGAATAAGAAGTCGTATGTAAAACTGGCGCTGGACCTTCTGATGGGGATCACGTTTGCCCTCCTTTACAACACGAGAGTGCTCGGCGGACTGGCCTTTCACGAAATTGCCGGAATTGCGATCGGATTTGCTTTTGTGGTCCATATTGCGCTCAATTGGAAGTTTGTTCAGAAAATTACGGTCCGCCTCTTTGACAAGTCCCTTCCAGCCCGGACAAGATTCAGCTACTTGCTGAACGTGCTGCTGCTGCTCTCCATGTCACTCGTCATCTTTAGCGGACTGGTCATATCCAGAGTAGTGCTGCCGAATTTTCAATTTATGAATGAGAATTGGTTCAAGATCGCCCACATGGCCGTCGCCTATCTGGCGCTTGGATTGATCGGCGTACACATCGGTATCCACTGGCATTGGGTGATCAAGGTTACACAGAAGCTGCTGCATATGAAAATGCCCCAACCGCTCTCCAGAGCATTAATGACAGGTACAGCGGTGCTGGTGCTTGTGTTTGGCGCCTTTCAAGCTTATCAGACGAATTATCTCTCCAAGCTGCAGATGGTTCAGGGCCTGTTCACGGTTTCGGCCGCATCTGGCAAAGGCGCTATGGAACATGGAGGCATGGACCGGTCACAATTCCGGAAGGCGCCGGATTCAGCGGCCAATTCCTTCCAAGGGACGGTAAACGGTTCAACCGAAGGCAATGGAATGGGAGACAAAGGCGAATTTAGGAAACGTGAAGGAGGAGGCGGGTTTGGCGGTCGTGAATCCGGCGGCGAAAGCTGGTATATGGTTCTGTTCACCTATACAGGAATAATGGCTGTATTTTCCGGTATCACATACTATTTGGATAAGTGGATAGCATCACGCAGAAAAAAAGCAAGAACGGCGTAA
- a CDS encoding cation diffusion facilitator family transporter: protein MNRLQLNWMTIAGGLMNKTGRSAGEQAIWISLISNMFLTGIKIAVGALAGSQVLVADGVHNAGDVIATIAALASTKVANRPKDESHMYGHGKAEVIGSAIVAVIMIIAAFFIAYHAVLSISHPASKPSLIALIAAAVSLIWKQWLYIYCNRLGRSIKSKSLMATAHDHLADVYASIAAVAGIGLALIGSWLDIAVLSYGDPVAGIIVSYFVIRLAYHMGKDAIDILMEKSVSVEQIRDYEALILTVPEVKRIDRLRAREFGQYIMLDVRVGIPAQLTIQEGHDIIRKIKAAIMHENADVEEVLVHLNPWYENEQPEGTKHEGAKPDGMNPEA from the coding sequence ATGAACAGGCTCCAATTGAACTGGATGACCATCGCGGGAGGACTTATGAACAAGACAGGTAGATCTGCGGGCGAACAAGCCATCTGGATCAGTCTTATAAGCAATATGTTTTTAACGGGCATAAAAATTGCAGTCGGCGCTCTGGCGGGAAGCCAAGTCTTGGTCGCCGACGGCGTACATAATGCGGGCGATGTGATCGCAACGATTGCGGCGCTTGCGTCCACCAAAGTTGCGAACAGGCCCAAGGACGAGAGCCATATGTACGGACATGGCAAGGCTGAAGTCATCGGCTCTGCCATCGTAGCCGTGATCATGATTATCGCGGCGTTCTTCATCGCCTATCATGCCGTGCTTTCAATCTCCCACCCGGCCTCGAAGCCCAGTCTGATCGCCCTTATCGCTGCGGCTGTATCCCTGATCTGGAAGCAGTGGCTGTATATATATTGCAATCGCCTTGGACGCTCCATTAAGAGCAAAAGCCTTATGGCAACAGCCCATGATCATCTTGCCGACGTGTATGCGTCAATCGCGGCGGTTGCCGGAATCGGGCTGGCTCTGATCGGCAGTTGGCTCGACATCGCCGTTCTGAGCTATGGCGATCCCGTTGCCGGCATTATCGTTTCCTATTTTGTTATCCGCCTGGCTTATCATATGGGCAAGGATGCCATCGACATTCTGATGGAGAAGTCGGTTTCGGTTGAACAAATCCGGGACTATGAGGCGCTCATCCTTACTGTCCCCGAGGTGAAGCGTATCGACCGACTCCGGGCCAGAGAATTCGGACAATATATCATGCTGGATGTGCGCGTCGGAATACCGGCCCAGTTGACGATCCAGGAAGGGCATGACATTATCCGCAAAATCAAGGCAGCTATCATGCATGAGAACGCCGATGTTGAGGAAGTGCTGGTACATTTGAATCCCTGGTATGAGAATGAACAACCGGAGGGCACTAAGCATGAAGGAGCGAAGCCGGATGGCATGAATCCGGAGGCTTAA
- a CDS encoding AraC family transcriptional regulator, translating into MREHIFFPKPVFPRHVCYPDFVGGYNEYPEHSVNRMYRTTENNLDQRYNLHLVLSGKGYLDTDNRTYELTRGQGFLYGPGMRQIYRSDHHDPWDIRWVHFYGIHLEELLDGKGLDEPWLFGVADISPFETLVETMLQLGRNFEVDNEFAVASTLYGLLTRLQSGAARLNEPVNIAADKIRAAANFIRAHCNEPVSLQQAASIAGYSTHYFSRMFNVIFGMSFSDFLLECRMLKAKQLLASTGLPVKQIALETGFSQTSYFSKCFRSQEGMTPIEFRSIHKT; encoded by the coding sequence ATGAGAGAGCATATCTTTTTTCCCAAACCTGTATTCCCAAGACATGTATGCTATCCCGACTTTGTCGGAGGGTACAACGAATATCCCGAACACAGCGTTAACCGGATGTACCGTACAACAGAAAACAATCTGGACCAACGTTATAATCTGCATCTTGTGCTATCTGGCAAAGGCTATCTGGACACCGACAACAGGACTTATGAATTAACCCGGGGACAGGGCTTTTTGTACGGTCCAGGAATGCGGCAAATTTACCGTTCGGATCACCATGATCCGTGGGACATCCGCTGGGTGCATTTCTACGGAATTCATCTGGAGGAGCTTCTGGATGGCAAAGGGCTTGACGAGCCTTGGCTGTTCGGTGTAGCGGACATTTCCCCGTTCGAGACTTTGGTGGAGACGATGCTGCAATTGGGCAGGAACTTTGAAGTGGATAACGAATTCGCAGTTGCTTCGACGTTATACGGGCTCTTGACCCGGCTGCAATCCGGGGCAGCCCGTTTGAATGAGCCGGTCAACATAGCCGCTGATAAAATACGGGCGGCAGCGAACTTTATCCGCGCCCACTGTAATGAACCGGTCAGTCTGCAGCAAGCGGCGTCCATCGCCGGTTACAGCACCCACTACTTCAGCCGGATGTTCAATGTGATCTTCGGCATGTCGTTTTCGGACTTTCTGCTGGAATGCCGGATGCTGAAGGCGAAGCAGCTGCTTGCTTCCACCGGTCTTCCGGTCAAGCAGATCGCGCTGGAGACCGGCTTCTCCCAGACCAGCTACTTCAGCAAGTGCTTTCGCAGCCAGGAGGGGATGACGCCTATCGAATTTCGAAGCATACACAAGACATGA
- a CDS encoding CD3073 family putative ECF transporter S component — translation MNPRTQVITLGALAVAINVIASTLVSNLKIPFLFLDTVGTIFIAAIFGPLWGAVVGLLTNLVLGVTSGYTAIPFALVNIIVGLVVGYASRKNGYRFSSALISGIILGVLCPAVGSVIAIGLFGGLTGGVQDVAVLWLKQAGTSLFAAAFLPRLGENLIDKILSALLVYYVVKNLPQSIIRRTNSKKRSSNAA, via the coding sequence ATGAACCCAAGAACTCAAGTCATTACTCTCGGTGCGCTGGCCGTCGCGATCAACGTGATAGCAAGCACTCTCGTAAGCAATCTGAAAATCCCCTTTTTGTTTCTGGACACGGTCGGCACGATCTTTATCGCCGCGATCTTCGGTCCGCTGTGGGGTGCGGTCGTTGGCCTTCTGACCAACCTCGTTCTCGGTGTAACCTCCGGTTATACCGCCATTCCCTTTGCACTTGTCAATATCATCGTCGGTCTCGTCGTCGGATACGCTTCGCGTAAGAACGGATATCGCTTCTCTTCTGCGCTGATCTCCGGCATTATTCTCGGCGTTCTATGCCCTGCTGTCGGTTCTGTTATCGCGATCGGATTGTTCGGCGGATTGACGGGAGGCGTCCAGGACGTCGCGGTTCTGTGGTTGAAGCAGGCCGGAACCAGTCTGTTCGCAGCGGCATTCCTTCCGCGTCTTGGTGAGAATCTGATCGACAAAATCCTGTCCGCCCTGCTTGTCTATTATGTTGTGAAGAATCTGCCGCAATCCATCATCAGAAGAACCAACTCGAAGAAGCGCAGCTCCAATGCAGCGTAG
- a CDS encoding FAD-dependent oxidoreductase, whose protein sequence is MTKSLNLTLNADVLVIGGGPAGAWAARSAAERGAKVVLVDKGYLGSSGATAPGGTNLLYLPPDQELREQAVQHRLKIGGGLAEAGWIHRVLDQVYINLELVEKWEYPFVRDENGVPQRDHLQGPEYMRLMRKMVKRAGVKVLDQAPALELLLDGYGVGGARGVLRQENRDWEVRANAVIIATGGCAFLSKGLGCNVLTRDGYLMGGEAGAELSGMEFSRRYAPSPAFGSNTRSRLLGWATYYDQHGNELGGRRGEDFLAEQMLKGPVYAIMNKADTPEKQAILRSSHAIFFLPYDRAGIDVFKEPFPLTLRYEGTVRGTGGLRIVTDDCGTTVPGLYAAGDAATRERVTGAASGGGAFNASWAICSGTWAGEGAAAYAASGRFNASIRNLRPAGRYGLSPGEGASSDEVRKSGATPTRELVKRIQDQVFPLKINYFRSERGLTQALAKLNELWPEVNHQIVSNVHDRLHAREAASMAATARWMYTAALARKERRGEGLHVLQEYPDADPEQQHRLLVSGLEEIRVGTDRSFLAPASFNSKSVHSQEAAVK, encoded by the coding sequence ATGACGAAGAGCTTGAATCTCACACTGAACGCGGATGTGCTTGTCATTGGGGGCGGACCCGCCGGAGCCTGGGCTGCGCGCAGCGCGGCCGAAAGGGGAGCTAAGGTGGTGCTGGTCGACAAAGGTTATTTAGGCTCAAGCGGCGCTACTGCGCCCGGAGGAACGAATCTGCTGTACCTGCCTCCGGATCAGGAGCTTCGGGAGCAGGCCGTACAGCACCGGCTGAAGATTGGAGGAGGACTGGCGGAAGCGGGATGGATTCATCGTGTGCTTGATCAGGTCTACATCAATCTTGAACTCGTCGAGAAATGGGAATACCCGTTCGTGCGTGACGAGAACGGTGTTCCGCAGCGTGACCATCTGCAGGGACCGGAATATATGCGGCTCATGCGGAAGATGGTCAAGAGAGCAGGCGTTAAGGTTCTGGATCAGGCTCCGGCTCTGGAACTGCTGCTTGATGGATACGGTGTAGGCGGAGCCAGAGGCGTTCTTCGTCAGGAGAACCGGGACTGGGAGGTCCGCGCGAATGCGGTCATTATCGCTACAGGGGGCTGCGCTTTTCTCAGCAAAGGACTTGGCTGCAATGTATTGACCAGAGATGGTTATCTCATGGGCGGAGAGGCGGGAGCCGAGCTGTCCGGCATGGAATTCTCCAGAAGATACGCTCCCAGCCCCGCCTTCGGCTCCAATACCCGGTCAAGATTACTGGGGTGGGCAACGTATTACGACCAGCATGGGAATGAGCTAGGCGGCCGGCGCGGCGAGGATTTTCTGGCGGAGCAAATGCTGAAGGGGCCGGTATACGCCATTATGAACAAGGCAGATACGCCGGAGAAGCAGGCGATTCTGCGTTCCTCCCATGCGATATTCTTCCTTCCATATGACCGGGCGGGGATCGATGTCTTCAAGGAGCCGTTCCCTCTGACGCTCCGATATGAGGGAACGGTAAGAGGAACCGGAGGCCTGCGGATCGTCACGGACGATTGCGGCACCACCGTTCCTGGGCTGTATGCAGCCGGCGATGCGGCAACCCGTGAGCGAGTGACGGGTGCCGCTTCGGGCGGCGGCGCATTTAACGCCTCCTGGGCGATCTGCTCCGGAACCTGGGCCGGTGAAGGGGCGGCTGCTTACGCCGCGTCAGGCAGATTCAACGCTTCGATCCGCAATCTGCGCCCGGCAGGCCGATACGGCTTGTCCCCGGGAGAGGGAGCCTCTTCGGACGAAGTCCGCAAGAGCGGTGCAACGCCGACTCGTGAACTGGTGAAGCGAATACAGGATCAGGTATTCCCGCTCAAGATCAACTACTTCCGCTCGGAGCGCGGGTTGACGCAAGCGCTGGCGAAGCTGAACGAGCTGTGGCCCGAGGTCAATCATCAGATCGTGTCCAATGTGCATGACCGTCTTCACGCGCGAGAAGCCGCTTCTATGGCGGCGACAGCCAGATGGATGTACACGGCGGCTCTCGCCCGGAAGGAGAGAAGGGGAGAGGGACTTCATGTCCTGCAGGAGTATCCGGATGCGGACCCTGAACAACAGCATCGGCTGCTGGTATCCGGTCTGGAGGAAATCCGTGTTGGAACAGATCGTTCCTTTCTGGCACCTGCCAGCTTCAATTCAAAATCGGTTCATAGTCAGGAGGCGGCGGTAAAATGA
- a CDS encoding beta-galactosidase codes for MSKSIQLNELTLGVCYYPEHWPEAFWEDDFRRMREMNISVIRMAEFAWAMLEPEEGRFDFSFFQKVLDLAHNYGLTVIMGTPTATPPAWLTHKYPEVLNANVEGVLYRHGMRRHYNYSSPVYIELCSRIVRNMAYAYKDHPAVIGWQIDNELNCEMNVFYAEADHTAFREWLKQRYGSLDRLNQAWGTVFWSQTYTDWEQIYLTRPLVSSSPNPHLALDEKRFISANTISFAKLQADIIRELAPQHWITTNGMFGHLDSHELTDQALDFFSYDSYPQFSTIFPGDDEQPLKDRSWSMNLSIVRSVSPNFCVMEQQSGPGGWVDRIGMGSPRPGQIRLWTYQSVLHGADLLLYFRWRTATFGTEIYWHGINDYHNRPNRRVKEVAQVGGEFAKIGAAIAGTKYKAEVAILQDYDNIWDGELDSWHGALNWQSKLSWFKQLQYRHIPVDLVTLRPGTSLDDLTPYKVIVYPHAAIMTDETADLLSRYVEQGGQLFFGARTGYKNLDGHCKMDPFPGPVAGLCGITVEDFTLIKGSVAPAELKSEVLSLPAGATAAGFNEVLAISDEATEVIAEYASEYYAGSPAFTRRAYGQGHAWYFGAAFSEQVAGALIEKLGLTSPAADLVTSPAEVELGIRAADGKQYLFALNYSDKPVLVQLNQAAKDLLSEALMEHEVEMPPYGVLVLEILNS; via the coding sequence ATGTCCAAATCGATACAGCTAAACGAATTAACGCTTGGCGTTTGTTATTATCCGGAGCATTGGCCGGAGGCATTCTGGGAGGACGATTTCCGGAGAATGCGGGAGATGAATATCTCGGTGATCCGGATGGCGGAATTTGCCTGGGCGATGCTGGAACCGGAGGAGGGACGGTTTGATTTCAGTTTTTTTCAAAAAGTCCTGGATTTGGCGCATAACTATGGATTAACAGTCATTATGGGGACTCCGACCGCTACGCCGCCCGCTTGGTTGACACATAAGTATCCTGAAGTTCTGAATGCCAACGTGGAAGGTGTGTTGTACAGACACGGCATGCGGCGTCATTACAATTACAGCAGTCCGGTATACATAGAGTTGTGCAGCCGGATCGTGCGAAATATGGCCTACGCCTACAAGGATCATCCCGCCGTCATCGGCTGGCAGATTGATAACGAGCTGAACTGCGAGATGAATGTCTTCTACGCAGAAGCGGATCATACCGCGTTCCGGGAATGGCTGAAGCAGCGTTACGGTTCGCTGGACCGCTTGAATCAGGCGTGGGGAACCGTGTTCTGGAGCCAGACCTATACCGATTGGGAGCAGATTTATCTTACCCGTCCTCTGGTCAGCAGTTCGCCGAATCCGCATCTGGCGCTGGATGAGAAGCGCTTCATATCCGCGAATACGATTTCGTTCGCCAAGCTCCAGGCCGATATTATCCGCGAGTTGGCGCCGCAGCATTGGATTACGACAAACGGGATGTTCGGACATCTGGACAGCCATGAACTGACCGACCAGGCGCTGGATTTCTTCTCATACGATTCGTATCCCCAGTTCTCGACGATCTTTCCCGGTGATGACGAGCAGCCGCTGAAAGACCGATCCTGGAGCATGAATCTCTCCATCGTCCGGTCAGTCTCGCCGAATTTCTGCGTCATGGAGCAGCAGTCCGGTCCGGGCGGCTGGGTGGACCGCATCGGGATGGGATCACCGAGACCCGGACAAATCCGGCTCTGGACCTATCAATCAGTTCTGCACGGAGCCGATCTGCTGCTGTATTTCCGCTGGCGTACGGCTACGTTCGGCACTGAAATCTACTGGCATGGCATCAACGACTATCACAACCGGCCCAACCGGAGGGTGAAGGAAGTCGCGCAGGTAGGCGGTGAGTTCGCCAAAATCGGCGCAGCGATAGCCGGAACGAAATACAAGGCGGAAGTCGCCATTTTGCAGGACTATGATAATATTTGGGATGGAGAACTGGATTCATGGCATGGAGCGCTGAATTGGCAGAGCAAGCTCTCATGGTTCAAGCAGCTTCAGTATCGCCATATTCCGGTGGATCTCGTTACGCTGCGGCCCGGGACATCGCTTGACGACTTGACTCCTTACAAAGTGATCGTCTATCCGCATGCGGCAATCATGACCGACGAAACGGCAGACCTTCTAAGCCGGTATGTGGAGCAGGGCGGACAGCTCTTCTTCGGAGCGCGCACCGGTTACAAAAATCTGGACGGCCACTGCAAGATGGACCCGTTCCCGGGACCGGTTGCCGGATTATGCGGGATCACGGTCGAGGATTTCACCTTAATCAAGGGCAGCGTAGCTCCTGCAGAGCTGAAATCGGAAGTTCTGTCCCTTCCGGCAGGCGCAACTGCAGCAGGCTTCAACGAGGTGCTGGCCATTTCGGATGAAGCGACAGAAGTGATCGCCGAATATGCGTCCGAATACTACGCGGGCAGCCCCGCATTTACACGCCGTGCGTATGGTCAAGGCCATGCCTGGTACTTCGGCGCTGCATTCAGCGAACAGGTGGCCGGTGCTCTGATCGAGAAGCTGGGTCTGACCTCTCCCGCCGCAGACCTCGTGACCTCACCCGCTGAGGTTGAGCTGGGAATCCGGGCGGCTGACGGGAAGCAGTATCTTTTTGCGCTGAATTATTCGGACAAGCCAGTTCTCGTGCAGCTTAATCAAGCAGCCAAGGATCTGTTAAGCGAAGCCCTCATGGAGCATGAGGTTGAGATGCCGCCGTATGGCGTACTGGTCCTGGAAATACTGAACTCATAA
- a CDS encoding TetR/AcrR family transcriptional regulator — translation MESPKNSTDPRILRTRQLIREAFIELLQEMDIEKITINRIAERATINRVTFYLHYKDIVDLMDKMADEMICHLEGILKQERQSLDAASSDDWTALVRLLEHIAKHSKFYKVVLASRRTPVFTERLLRLLSELVTERMEQSGAEESLQNAGIQRDIAIWYHSSALIGLIVSWLRKDTPYSAHFLADQYNRLRSQIKSK, via the coding sequence ATGGAGTCCCCCAAAAATTCAACAGATCCCCGGATTTTACGAACTCGCCAGCTGATTCGCGAAGCTTTCATCGAGCTTCTGCAAGAAATGGATATCGAGAAAATCACCATCAACCGTATCGCTGAGCGGGCGACGATCAACCGGGTCACCTTTTATCTGCATTACAAAGATATTGTGGACTTAATGGACAAGATGGCGGATGAGATGATCTGTCATCTTGAGGGAATTCTGAAGCAGGAGCGGCAATCGCTTGATGCAGCCTCGTCAGACGACTGGACGGCATTGGTTCGACTGCTTGAGCATATCGCGAAACACAGCAAGTTCTACAAGGTCGTGTTGGCGTCCAGACGAACGCCGGTCTTTACAGAGCGTCTCTTGCGGCTTCTGTCGGAATTGGTTACTGAGAGAATGGAACAGAGCGGAGCCGAAGAGTCGTTACAAAATGCCGGCATTCAGAGGGATATCGCCATTTGGTACCATTCATCAGCCTTGATCGGATTAATTGTTTCTTGGCTCCGTAAAGATACGCCATATTCAGCGCATTTTCTGGCCGACCAATACAACCGGCTTCGTTCCCAAATCAAAAGCAAATAA
- a CDS encoding ATP-binding cassette domain-containing protein yields the protein MQIELNDISFSYSKARRRKPAAPPFVLTDIGVTINKGEMLALAGRSGSGKSTFLQLVKGFIAPSLGSVELDGRNPHLTKSAELFDKVGFIFQYPEHQLFANTVYEDIAFGLRAAKLASGEVEAKVRRAMEAVRLDYDEFKDRSPFELSGGEKRRAAIAGVVVLEPGVLILDEPTAGLDLQSRRSLFDLLHKMNREQGITVLWVSFFPFS from the coding sequence ATGCAAATCGAATTAAACGACATCAGTTTCTCATACAGCAAAGCGCGAAGAAGAAAACCGGCAGCCCCTCCATTCGTCCTGACCGATATCGGGGTGACCATTAACAAAGGCGAGATGCTTGCTCTGGCCGGGCGATCCGGCTCCGGCAAATCCACTTTTCTTCAGCTCGTAAAGGGCTTTATCGCCCCTTCGCTTGGAAGTGTTGAGCTTGACGGAAGAAATCCTCATCTCACAAAAAGTGCCGAGCTGTTCGACAAGGTCGGGTTTATTTTTCAATATCCCGAGCATCAGCTGTTTGCGAACACGGTATATGAAGATATCGCTTTCGGACTTCGGGCAGCGAAGCTGGCCTCGGGCGAGGTTGAAGCCAAGGTGCGGCGGGCGATGGAGGCTGTCCGGCTCGATTATGACGAGTTTAAGGACCGCAGTCCTTTCGAGCTCAGCGGCGGTGAGAAGCGGCGGGCGGCCATTGCAGGAGTTGTGGTGCTGGAGCCCGGGGTGCTGATTCTAGACGAGCCGACGGCCGGCCTGGATCTCCAGTCCCGCCGCTCCCTATTTGATCTCCTTCACAAGATGAACCGGGAACAGGGAATTACCGTTCTCTGGGTCAGTTTCTTCCCATTCTCGTAG
- a CDS encoding CD3072 family TudS-related putative desulfidase — MQRSKKIIVASHCVVNQNAVVEGEARSPGIMKAAVDWTYEQGYGIYQLPCPEFTFLGPERPPMTVEEYDTPEFRSHNRNILLPVVEQLKTYQDHGYTIVGGLGISGSPSCDPEDPGSVFGPVHTDKSPKEGDRS, encoded by the coding sequence ATGCAGCGTAGTAAAAAAATCATCGTCGCCTCACACTGCGTCGTTAACCAGAACGCAGTCGTGGAGGGCGAAGCTCGCAGTCCCGGCATAATGAAAGCGGCAGTCGACTGGACTTACGAGCAGGGGTACGGGATCTATCAGCTGCCCTGCCCTGAATTCACCTTTCTCGGACCGGAGCGTCCGCCTATGACAGTGGAGGAATACGACACGCCCGAGTTCCGCAGCCACAACCGTAATATCCTGCTTCCGGTCGTGGAGCAGTTGAAGACTTATCAGGATCATGGTTACACCATAGTCGGAGGTCTTGGCATCTCCGGCAGCCCCTCCTGCGATCCCGAAGATCCGGGGAGTGTATTCGGTCCCGTCCATACGGACAAATCTCCGAAAGAAGGCGATCGCTCATGA
- a CDS encoding FMN-dependent NADH-azoreductase — protein sequence MSKVLFLKANNRSIEQSVTVKMYDAFVNAYRASHPDDQITELNLFDANLPYYDEQMMTGLYKLANGYEATADEQRLADLANTYLDQFLGADKVVIAFPLWNFTIPAQLLTYFFYLNQAGKTFKYTEQGPVGLVGDKKVALLQARGGVYSVAPMDGLEMSLNYVKNTLGFWGIQNPEVVVIEGHNQFPDRSQSIISEGLAEVTALANRF from the coding sequence ATGTCCAAAGTATTATTTCTGAAAGCTAACAACCGCTCCATCGAGCAGTCGGTTACCGTAAAAATGTACGACGCATTCGTAAATGCATACAGAGCTTCCCATCCAGACGATCAAATCACAGAGCTGAATTTGTTCGACGCGAACCTGCCTTATTATGACGAGCAAATGATGACCGGCCTGTATAAGCTTGCCAATGGTTATGAAGCAACTGCTGACGAGCAGCGTCTGGCGGATCTGGCCAATACTTACCTGGATCAATTCCTCGGAGCCGATAAGGTCGTTATCGCATTCCCGCTCTGGAACTTCACCATTCCGGCGCAGCTGCTGACTTATTTCTTCTATCTGAACCAGGCAGGCAAAACATTCAAGTACACGGAACAAGGTCCGGTCGGACTTGTCGGTGACAAGAAGGTTGCTCTGCTGCAAGCCCGCGGCGGTGTATACTCCGTTGCTCCAATGGATGGACTTGAAATGTCCCTGAACTATGTGAAGAACACACTGGGCTTCTGGGGCATCCAAAATCCGGAGGTCGTCGTGATCGAAGGACACAACCAGTTCCCTGACCGTTCGCAGAGCATCATCAGCGAAGGCCTTGCCGAAGTTACGGCTCTGGCCAACCGTTTCTAA
- a CDS encoding 4Fe-4S dicluster domain-containing protein — MIELVSSERCIGCNLCVKVCPTNVFDRTDQEPVIALQEDCQTCFICEAYCPADALYVTPYTDEVIGVQEEDLAERQLLGSWRATIGWAPGQIKLAARDQTAFIDRILPPRTEKPAGVSDVRGIRGR, encoded by the coding sequence ATGATTGAACTGGTCAGCTCGGAACGCTGCATTGGCTGCAATTTATGTGTAAAGGTGTGCCCTACCAACGTCTTTGACCGGACGGATCAAGAGCCGGTAATCGCCCTGCAGGAGGATTGCCAGACCTGCTTCATCTGCGAAGCGTACTGTCCTGCCGATGCGCTGTACGTTACACCGTATACAGACGAGGTGATCGGCGTACAAGAAGAGGATTTGGCCGAGCGTCAGCTGCTTGGGAGCTGGAGAGCAACGATTGGTTGGGCTCCCGGCCAGATCAAGCTGGCGGCCCGCGACCAGACGGCCTTCATCGACCGGATTCTGCCCCCTCGGACAGAGAAGCCGGCGGGCGTGTCGGATGTCAGGGGGATCAGAGGGAGATAG
- a CDS encoding ATP-binding cassette domain-containing protein — translation MIRIHEVSFDYQIFSEDDNAGRKPALSNVSLDIDSGEFIALLGRNGSGKSSLTRLLNGIETPSAGEVIVDGLSTEDPAAIPSIRRLVQIVFQNPENQQVGLTAFEDIAFGLSNIGWPHEEMSDRIAWAIRLVGLKAPEDRPVSGLSGGEKQKLALAAVLALAPSYLILDEATSMLDPAARRQFVETLHEVRSKHPFTLIYITHHMDEVMDADRWVIFREGEIAASGTPDELATDPERLSDCGLELPYSRLLGERLRLQGVKVSSAPDIQELRRLLCKSN, via the coding sequence ATGATTCGTATTCATGAGGTCAGCTTTGATTATCAGATATTCAGCGAGGATGATAATGCCGGCCGCAAGCCGGCATTATCCAATGTGTCGCTGGATATCGACTCCGGTGAATTTATCGCCCTGCTCGGGCGCAATGGTTCCGGCAAATCGTCCCTTACCCGCCTGCTTAACGGCATCGAGACACCATCTGCGGGAGAGGTGATCGTCGACGGCCTCTCAACAGAAGATCCGGCAGCCATCCCTTCTATCCGCCGATTGGTGCAAATTGTGTTCCAGAATCCTGAGAACCAGCAGGTCGGTTTGACTGCCTTCGAGGATATCGCGTTCGGACTGTCCAACATCGGCTGGCCGCATGAGGAGATGTCAGACCGAATCGCCTGGGCGATCCGTCTTGTCGGGCTAAAGGCTCCCGAAGACCGGCCGGTCAGCGGCCTGTCGGGTGGCGAGAAGCAGAAGCTGGCGCTGGCGGCTGTTCTTGCATTGGCGCCTAGTTATCTGATCCTGGATGAAGCCACCTCCATGCTGGACCCGGCAGCCCGAAGACAATTTGTGGAGACGCTGCATGAGGTCAGAAGTAAACACCCCTTCACCTTGATCTACATCACGCATCATATGGATGAGGTCATGGATGCCGACCGTTGGGTCATTTTCCGCGAAGGCGAAATTGCCGCTTCCGGCACTCCCGATGAGCTCGCCACAGACCCAGAGCGTTTATCGGATTGCGGTCTTGAACTGCCTTATTCCCGCCTATTGGGTGAGCGGCTGCGCCTTCAGGGCGTCAAGGTATCTTCGGCTCCGGACATTCAGGAATTAAGGAGACTGCTATGCAAATCGAATTAA